One segment of Neobacillus endophyticus DNA contains the following:
- a CDS encoding N-acetylmuramoyl-L-alanine amidase, whose product MKLYLDPGHGGSDPGAQGNGLNEKDVTLDIALKLRTILLNYFEGIEVRMSRTSDITKSLNERTNEANGWGADFYLSIHINSDNNTAQGYEDYIYSGLSDTTETAKIQKIIHSEVIKVNELKDRGEKKQNFHVLRETTMPAILTENGFIDNAHDAGLMKLASWRQNVAQGHANGLARAFNLKHKTTFPDIPGQPNHPDNPLPGTLFKVIVGSFQTRENAEERVTYLRSKGFQAFVNTITISGQIWYRVQGGAYSLRENAEQQLNELKKAGITDAFLAAESVGSSNHNEAVGSAGTSSGSNNGNISTTGSTGSSSHSSSPGSGGGSSNNSNPGNSSGASNSSIPGNTSGASSSSIPSNTSGAVNSAGSGTSGVSTTNSGTGNSPGTGTNGSTNGNTNSSGDSSVPAHSSVNTIQGPTFLSQEHMDLFVKGINPNAPELGSYYYTFGKQYGIRGDVAFAQALLETNFFKFTGVVQPDQNNFAGLGATSPNTRGAYFKTSEEGVIAQMQHLYAYATTKPLPGSNPLVDSRFHLVDRGSAPKWTDLNGKWAFPGNDYGQSILNVYQRMIDFTLQHLDSIRKG is encoded by the coding sequence ATGAAACTGTATTTAGATCCGGGGCATGGGGGTTCTGATCCAGGAGCTCAGGGGAATGGATTGAATGAAAAGGATGTTACGCTGGATATTGCACTTAAGCTCCGTACGATTTTATTGAATTACTTCGAAGGTATCGAAGTTCGGATGAGCCGGACGAGCGACATTACGAAAAGCTTAAATGAAAGAACAAATGAGGCCAATGGATGGGGCGCTGATTTTTATTTATCCATTCATATAAATTCTGATAATAACACTGCCCAAGGATATGAAGACTATATTTATTCAGGACTTTCCGATACTACTGAAACAGCTAAAATTCAAAAAATCATCCATAGTGAAGTTATAAAAGTGAACGAGTTAAAGGATCGAGGGGAGAAAAAACAGAATTTCCATGTTCTTCGTGAAACTACTATGCCGGCAATACTCACAGAAAATGGATTTATCGATAATGCTCATGATGCTGGATTAATGAAACTGGCGTCTTGGCGGCAAAATGTTGCCCAAGGTCATGCGAACGGCTTAGCTAGAGCCTTTAACTTAAAACATAAAACTACATTTCCTGATATTCCAGGCCAGCCAAATCACCCCGATAACCCACTGCCTGGAACTCTTTTCAAGGTGATTGTGGGGTCATTTCAAACAAGAGAAAATGCGGAAGAACGAGTTACCTACCTGCGCTCAAAAGGGTTCCAGGCTTTTGTTAATACCATTACAATCTCTGGACAAATTTGGTATAGAGTACAGGGAGGAGCCTATTCCCTTCGGGAAAACGCCGAGCAGCAGCTGAACGAACTTAAAAAGGCTGGGATCACCGACGCTTTTCTAGCAGCCGAAAGTGTTGGCAGTTCGAATCATAATGAAGCTGTCGGGAGTGCCGGTACAAGTTCAGGCTCAAATAACGGAAATATCTCTACTACAGGGAGTACCGGAAGTTCCAGTCATAGCAGTTCTCCGGGAAGCGGTGGCGGTTCCTCAAACAATTCGAATCCAGGTAACTCTAGCGGGGCAAGCAACTCCTCGATTCCGGGCAATACCAGCGGGGCAAGCAGCTCCTCGATTCCGAGCAACACCAGCGGGGCCGTTAATAGTGCGGGCTCAGGAACTTCAGGAGTATCAACCACTAACTCGGGTACTGGAAATTCTCCAGGCACAGGAACCAATGGATCCACGAACGGAAACACAAATAGTTCCGGAGATTCATCCGTCCCAGCGCATTCTTCAGTGAATACGATCCAGGGCCCAACCTTTCTTTCACAAGAGCATATGGATCTTTTTGTAAAAGGTATCAACCCTAACGCTCCTGAACTTGGAAGTTACTATTATACATTTGGAAAACAATATGGCATACGCGGAGATGTCGCCTTCGCGCAAGCGCTGTTGGAAACGAACTTTTTCAAATTTACCGGAGTAGTGCAGCCTGATCAGAATAATTTTGCAGGCTTAGGGGCAACATCTCCTAATACACGGGGTGCTTATTTTAAAACGTCTGAGGAAGGCGTCATCGCACAAATGCAGCATTTATATGCATACGCTACAACCAAACCATTGCCAGGTTCAAATCCATTGGTAGATTCCCGTTTTCATCTGGTTGACCGGGGATCTGCACCAAAGTGGACAGACTTAAATGGTAAATGGGCTTTTCCAGGAAACGATTATGGTCAATCCATATTAAACGTTTATCAAAGAATGATCGATTTTACCCTTCAACATCTAGACAGCATCCGAAAAGGATAA
- a CDS encoding Lrp/AsnC family transcriptional regulator, with protein sequence MKLSSEEIEILRIMEENHKISVESIALMVMSSEESVRKTIKKLEDDKIIMSYPTLIDWSKVEGQENIIAMIDVKVTPKRGVGFDEVADRIARFPEVSSLYLMSGGYDLSITIEGKTMNQIATFVSEKLSTIENVISTTTHFMLKKYKHDGVIFSSGDEKDRRMVVSP encoded by the coding sequence ATGAAACTTAGCAGCGAGGAAATTGAAATTTTACGAATAATGGAAGAAAACCACAAAATATCAGTAGAATCCATTGCCCTAATGGTTATGAGCAGCGAGGAAAGTGTCAGAAAAACCATTAAAAAATTAGAAGATGATAAAATCATCATGAGCTACCCAACCTTAATCGACTGGAGCAAAGTCGAAGGGCAGGAAAATATTATTGCTATGATTGACGTAAAAGTGACACCAAAACGCGGCGTAGGATTTGACGAGGTAGCAGATAGAATCGCCCGATTCCCGGAAGTATCTTCCCTCTATCTCATGTCAGGCGGTTACGATTTGTCTATCACGATCGAAGGTAAAACAATGAATCAAATTGCAACATTTGTATCTGAAAAATTGTCAACGATTGAGAATGTCATTTCGACCACTACCCACTTTATGCTGAAAAAATATAAGCATGATGGGGTTATTTTCTCAAGCGGCGATGAAAAAGACCGCAGAATGGTGGTTTCACCATGA
- the gpmA gene encoding 2,3-diphosphoglycerate-dependent phosphoglycerate mutase, with translation MKQLVLIRHGQSLFNLENRFTGWRDIDLTDEGYNGAREAGEILKKHGFSFDVAHTSVLKRAIRTLWILLHEMDLVWIPIHNSWRLNERHYGALQGLNKDEVIAKFGEEQVNEWRRSASVRPPELSLDAHQYDLSDPKYANVTKKDIPLTESLLDTEKRSIVYWQKHIVPDLQQNRRVVISAHGNTLRALVKYLDNISDEEVTSLNIPNSTPLIYELDDNLTPLRHYYLGHEGEVSDQSIPRHIDLNDPTNCDWIG, from the coding sequence TTGAAGCAGTTAGTGTTGATTCGGCATGGGCAGAGTCTTTTTAACTTGGAGAATCGGTTTACGGGGTGGAGGGACATTGATCTAACAGATGAGGGTTACAATGGTGCCCGGGAAGCAGGGGAGATTTTGAAAAAGCATGGGTTCTCGTTTGATGTTGCCCACACCTCTGTCTTGAAACGTGCAATTCGAACCTTATGGATTCTGCTTCATGAAATGGATTTGGTTTGGATTCCCATCCATAATTCCTGGCGGTTAAACGAGCGTCATTACGGAGCTCTTCAAGGGCTGAACAAAGATGAGGTCATTGCAAAATTTGGCGAGGAACAAGTGAATGAATGGCGCAGATCAGCAAGCGTCCGACCTCCAGAGTTATCCCTAGATGCACATCAATACGACCTTTCTGATCCGAAATATGCCAATGTCACTAAAAAGGATATTCCTTTAACAGAGAGCCTTCTCGATACCGAGAAGCGTTCAATCGTATATTGGCAGAAACACATCGTCCCTGACCTGCAGCAAAATAGACGGGTTGTCATTTCCGCCCACGGAAATACCTTAAGGGCACTTGTGAAATACCTTGATAACATATCTGATGAGGAAGTAACAAGCCTCAATATCCCAAACAGCACACCGCTCATTTACGAGCTTGATGATAACTTAACTCCATTACGGCACTACTACCTCGGCCATGAGGGAGAAGTGTCAGATCAATCCATCCCGCGCCACATAGACCTAAACGACCCGACAAATTGTGATTGGATAGGCTAA
- the treP gene encoding PTS system trehalose-specific EIIBC component yields MSVNRKSVEQIVDAIGGKENIAAATHCVTRLRFALKDEGKVNKDELNTIGLVKGSFSANGQFQVVIGQGTVDKVYKEMVAITGISEASKQEIKDEAAKNLNPLQKAIKTLADIFIPILPAIVTAGLLMGINNILTGPDIFFAKKSLVDVYPQWKDFASIINLIANTAFTFLPGLIGWSAVNRFGGSPLLGIVLGLMLVHPDLLNAWAYGSTKEIPTWNLFGLHVQKIGYQGQVLPVLAASYLLAKLEGFLRKRIPDSFQLLLVAPIALLVTGFVSFIVIGPVTFAIAKVITSGVVAVFKTAPLLGGLIYGAFYAPLVITGMHHTFLAVDLQLIGTTGSTFLWPMLALSNIAQGSAALAMFFVLKDEKIKSLSATSAVSAYLGITEPAMFGVNLRYRYAFLSAITGSAIGGAFISSQGVKAFSVGVGGLPGFLSIAAQNWGPFFIGMAIAIIVPFALTIFFGKIRKAHQD; encoded by the coding sequence ATGAGTGTGAATAGGAAGTCTGTTGAACAAATCGTCGATGCCATCGGCGGCAAAGAAAATATTGCAGCCGCCACCCACTGTGTCACTCGCCTCAGATTTGCTTTAAAGGATGAAGGCAAAGTGAACAAAGACGAGTTAAATACTATCGGTCTTGTGAAAGGTTCATTCTCGGCAAACGGGCAGTTTCAGGTGGTCATCGGCCAGGGAACCGTTGATAAAGTATACAAAGAAATGGTCGCCATTACGGGAATCAGCGAGGCGAGCAAACAGGAGATCAAAGATGAAGCAGCGAAAAATTTAAACCCGCTGCAGAAGGCAATTAAAACATTGGCCGATATCTTTATCCCCATCCTGCCAGCCATCGTGACAGCCGGTTTATTAATGGGTATTAACAATATTCTGACTGGCCCGGATATTTTCTTCGCCAAAAAATCGCTGGTCGATGTATACCCGCAGTGGAAGGATTTCGCCAGCATCATTAACTTAATTGCTAATACAGCATTCACCTTTCTGCCGGGATTAATTGGCTGGTCAGCCGTCAATCGATTCGGAGGAAGCCCATTGTTGGGAATTGTTTTAGGTTTAATGCTAGTACACCCTGATTTATTAAATGCATGGGCTTACGGTTCAACAAAAGAAATTCCAACCTGGAATCTCTTTGGGTTACATGTGCAAAAAATCGGGTATCAAGGACAAGTACTGCCTGTCCTTGCAGCATCTTATCTGTTAGCAAAGCTTGAAGGTTTTTTAAGAAAAAGAATTCCGGACTCATTCCAATTATTATTAGTGGCACCCATAGCATTATTGGTAACAGGATTTGTTTCTTTCATCGTCATCGGCCCGGTTACATTTGCCATCGCTAAAGTGATTACCTCCGGTGTTGTGGCTGTGTTCAAAACGGCACCGCTTCTTGGAGGCCTTATCTATGGCGCCTTTTACGCACCTTTGGTTATCACAGGAATGCATCACACGTTCTTGGCGGTTGACCTGCAGCTAATCGGCACAACAGGAAGCACATTTCTATGGCCAATGCTGGCTTTATCGAATATCGCCCAAGGGTCTGCGGCACTGGCAATGTTCTTTGTCTTAAAAGATGAAAAGATAAAAAGCTTATCAGCAACATCTGCCGTATCAGCTTACCTTGGAATTACCGAGCCGGCCATGTTCGGGGTGAACTTGCGATACCGCTATGCGTTTCTTTCTGCAATCACGGGGTCAGCGATCGGCGGCGCATTTATCTCCTCTCAAGGTGTAAAGGCGTTCTCTGTTGGTGTCGGCGGTTTACCTGGCTTCTTATCGATTGCAGCGCAAAACTGGGGACCTTTCTTTATTGGCATGGCAATTGCCATCATCGTGCCATTTGCCTTAACCATCTTTTTTGGGAAAATCCGAAAAGCACACCAAGATTAA
- the treC gene encoding alpha,alpha-phosphotrehalase translates to MEHPWWKKAVVYQIYPKSFNDTTGTGVGDLPGIIEKLDYLRELGIDVIWLTPIYKSPQRDNGYDISDYYRIHEEYGTMAEFDCLLKEAHKRGIKVIMDIVVNHTSTEHEWFKLASASKGNPYRDFYIWRDGKANGVEPNNWESKFGGSAWRFDETTGQYYLHLFDVTQADLNWENEQVRQKVYEMMRFWFEKGVDGFRLDVINLISKNQDFPDDEAGDGRRFYTDGPRVHEFLQEANREVFSQYNIMTVGEMSSTTIGHCLQYTNPERHELNMTFNFHHLKVDYLNGDKWTAADFDFSALKQILSQWQEKMNEGGGWNALFWCNHDQPRIVSRYGNDAHFRLESAKMLATAIHMMQGTPYIYQGEEIGMTNPKFERLEDYRDVESLNIYKLKRAEGMSEEEILAILKQKSRDNSRTPVQWNAGPNAGFTTGIPWIPVAANYPEVNVESALKEKDSIFYHYQKLIQLRKNYDIITDGDYQLILADHPDIFAYVRNGENEKLLVINNFYGNETTFELPEDIALDGRTSEILLSNYADSSQDVQEIHLRPYESIVYLLKK, encoded by the coding sequence ATGGAACATCCTTGGTGGAAAAAAGCAGTTGTTTACCAAATTTATCCAAAAAGTTTTAATGATACAACCGGAACCGGGGTCGGAGATCTACCAGGCATTATTGAAAAATTGGATTATTTACGAGAATTAGGAATCGATGTTATTTGGCTTACCCCGATCTATAAGTCACCGCAGCGTGACAATGGTTATGACATCAGCGATTATTACAGAATTCATGAAGAGTATGGGACCATGGCGGAGTTCGATTGTCTGCTTAAAGAGGCACATAAGCGCGGGATTAAAGTCATCATGGACATTGTCGTAAACCATACCTCGACAGAGCATGAGTGGTTTAAGCTGGCGTCAGCTTCAAAGGGCAACCCTTACCGGGATTTCTACATTTGGCGTGATGGAAAAGCAAATGGAGTTGAACCAAATAACTGGGAGTCGAAATTCGGCGGTTCCGCATGGAGATTTGATGAAACAACAGGTCAATATTATTTGCATCTATTTGACGTTACACAGGCAGATTTAAATTGGGAAAATGAACAGGTTAGGCAAAAAGTATATGAGATGATGCGCTTCTGGTTTGAAAAAGGAGTCGATGGTTTTCGATTGGATGTCATTAACCTGATTTCGAAAAATCAAGATTTTCCTGATGATGAAGCTGGTGATGGACGAAGGTTTTATACGGATGGCCCGAGGGTTCATGAATTTTTACAGGAGGCAAATCGGGAAGTTTTCTCCCAGTACAATATCATGACGGTAGGGGAAATGTCTTCGACGACCATTGGGCATTGCCTTCAATACACAAATCCTGAACGTCATGAGTTAAATATGACGTTTAATTTTCATCATTTAAAAGTGGATTACCTAAACGGAGACAAATGGACTGCAGCTGATTTTGATTTCAGCGCGTTAAAGCAGATTTTATCGCAGTGGCAGGAAAAGATGAACGAAGGTGGAGGCTGGAACGCACTATTTTGGTGTAATCATGATCAACCGCGTATCGTTTCACGCTATGGAAATGATGCCCACTTTCGGTTGGAATCGGCAAAAATGCTAGCGACAGCGATTCATATGATGCAAGGAACGCCTTACATTTATCAGGGTGAAGAAATTGGTATGACCAATCCGAAATTCGAACGGCTGGAGGATTACCGGGATGTTGAATCCTTAAATATTTATAAACTTAAACGAGCAGAGGGGATGAGTGAGGAAGAAATTTTAGCCATTCTGAAGCAAAAATCCCGCGACAATTCCCGGACCCCCGTGCAATGGAATGCCGGGCCAAATGCCGGTTTTACAACGGGAATACCATGGATCCCAGTGGCAGCAAATTATCCAGAAGTGAATGTGGAAAGTGCCTTAAAAGAAAAAGACTCTATCTTCTATCACTATCAAAAACTGATCCAGCTACGAAAAAACTATGACATCATTACTGATGGCGATTACCAATTGATTTTGGCGGACCATCCTGATATTTTTGCCTATGTACGCAACGGAGAAAATGAAAAGCTGCTCGTCATCAACAATTTTTATGGCAATGAAACAACATTTGAACTGCCCGAGGACATAGCTTTGGATGGTCGGACCAGCGAAATTTTACTATCGAATTACGCTGACTCCAGCCAGGATGTGCAAGAAATACACCTACGTCCGTATGAATCGATTGTTTATTTATTGAAAAAATAA
- a CDS encoding glycosyltransferase family 2 protein, with translation MAEPLVSIVIPTYNRLLQLAELADALSRQSFQDFEVIIVNDFGEKVDGIKELYPNLNISIVEMEQNSKHVHARNKGVLDASGEFIMLIDDDDLILPKHLETMLAEIHGYDLVYSDVEIVNFRMENHVRVPADRFLFAYDMDLQAMRRFSTFVSSGCLYRREIHQTLGLFDTDVYNYWDWDFFLRVSEQYRVKRVPIAGVLYDFSDTNNNQSKVPSSRRFYLDKLVEKHNLGDRPTENFFTLLNQPEVVRRKAESQIVWDGQPFVSKLTLQLLEK, from the coding sequence ATGGCTGAGCCACTAGTTTCAATTGTGATCCCGACGTATAATCGGCTCCTGCAGCTGGCTGAACTGGCAGATGCGCTGAGCAGGCAGTCTTTTCAGGATTTTGAAGTCATCATTGTGAATGATTTTGGTGAAAAAGTTGATGGGATCAAAGAGTTATACCCGAATCTTAACATCAGCATAGTGGAGATGGAGCAAAACTCCAAGCATGTACATGCCCGAAATAAAGGGGTACTGGATGCAAGCGGTGAGTTCATTATGTTAATTGACGATGATGATTTAATTTTACCAAAGCATTTGGAGACGATGCTGGCTGAGATTCACGGGTATGATCTGGTTTATTCTGATGTGGAGATTGTTAATTTCCGAATGGAGAATCATGTCAGGGTACCTGCGGACCGATTTTTATTTGCCTATGACATGGATCTTCAGGCAATGAGAAGGTTCTCCACCTTTGTTTCTTCGGGATGTTTATACCGAAGGGAAATCCATCAAACATTAGGGCTATTTGATACGGACGTCTACAACTATTGGGATTGGGACTTTTTCCTCCGGGTTTCCGAGCAATATCGTGTGAAGCGCGTACCCATTGCAGGGGTGCTGTACGATTTTTCTGATACGAATAATAATCAATCAAAGGTTCCATCATCCCGACGGTTTTACCTTGATAAATTAGTGGAAAAACACAACCTCGGTGATCGGCCAACCGAAAATTTCTTTACTTTGCTAAATCAACCGGAAGTCGTGAGACGAAAAGCGGAAAGTCAAATTGTATGGGACGGCCAGCCGTTTGTTTCGAAGTTGACATTGCAACTGTTGGAGAAATAA
- a CDS encoding SDR family NAD(P)-dependent oxidoreductase: MVHNSPDTEKTYLITGAAGFIGFFLAKRLLEQGCKVVGIDNLNDYYDVNLKNTRLELLQPSETFTFKKVDISDKAALVKIFAEYKPNVVVNLAAQAGVRYSLENPDVYIESNITGFFNILEACRHYPVEHLIYASSSSVYGANKKVPFSETDFVDHPVSLYAATKKSSELMAYTYSHLYKIPITGLRFFTVYGPLGRPDMAYFNFTNKYFAGEPIKIFNNGDVENDLFRDFTYIDDIIEGVERLLSCPPVGSGESPVTHQIFNIGNNRPAKLMEFIETLERCLSKSLGKEVIFDKIFEPIKPGDVPATFASTERLEKAIGFKPQTTIEQGLQNFADWYIKFYLGA, from the coding sequence TTGGTACATAATTCACCGGATACTGAGAAAACTTACTTGATTACAGGGGCTGCCGGATTTATCGGCTTTTTTTTAGCAAAAAGACTGCTCGAACAGGGCTGCAAAGTAGTGGGGATCGATAATCTGAATGATTATTATGATGTGAATCTGAAGAACACGAGACTAGAGTTACTGCAGCCGTCCGAAACTTTTACATTTAAGAAAGTGGACATTTCGGATAAGGCGGCGCTGGTGAAAATATTTGCCGAATACAAGCCAAATGTGGTTGTGAATCTTGCCGCGCAGGCGGGGGTGCGCTATTCACTTGAAAATCCTGATGTGTATATTGAAAGCAATATCACAGGTTTTTTTAATATATTGGAAGCTTGCCGTCATTATCCGGTTGAGCATCTTATCTATGCCTCGTCAAGTTCCGTTTATGGGGCCAATAAAAAAGTGCCATTTTCAGAGACAGACTTTGTAGATCATCCGGTTTCCCTTTATGCGGCAACGAAGAAGTCGAGCGAATTGATGGCCTATACCTATAGTCATCTGTATAAGATCCCGATAACTGGACTTCGGTTCTTTACAGTTTACGGTCCGTTGGGACGTCCGGATATGGCCTATTTTAATTTTACAAATAAGTATTTTGCTGGAGAGCCGATTAAAATTTTTAATAATGGTGATGTAGAAAACGATCTTTTTCGAGATTTCACCTACATTGATGATATTATCGAAGGGGTGGAGCGGCTCCTTAGCTGTCCGCCGGTTGGGAGCGGAGAATCTCCCGTCACCCATCAAATCTTTAACATTGGCAATAACCGCCCAGCCAAACTAATGGAATTTATTGAAACGTTGGAGCGGTGCTTAAGCAAGTCATTAGGAAAAGAAGTCATATTTGATAAGATTTTCGAGCCGATCAAACCAGGGGACGTACCAGCCACTTTCGCCTCAACCGAACGACTGGAAAAAGCAATAGGCTTCAAACCGCAAACCACCATCGAACAAGGCTTGCAAAATTTTGCTGATTGGTACATAAAATTTTATCTTGGTGCCTGA
- a CDS encoding GGDEF domain-containing protein: protein MIKELKQFSGEQFKTINVLVIGFLGVASLCYSIYQLLTAGFQQKMLMDSLIVIGLLAVTFSKSVTLPSGSYWRPSIGLIIYSAFVFPFHVAILIIFSGILISQSVTGTSLKTIWISLGHLMLGILAIRGAVVSFAPVFGYSLPPALAWMGLGLMGHFFINRLISAVIGSSMKKKKLLEQIKLIKKDLNWGYVSTYIVGACMVFMYQSYGSWGMLVAVPLLFSIYFSVLYFEKANKLKQISLTDALTGAENRASWEQFKEEFQVNGCQGTFGFVDLDHFKGINDRWGHDTGDRVLREAVSCLKQIWPSTSRVFRYGGDEFILFIPHHEADQLAVQQIIHKKIHEKNQEWLNQNYTVAISIGLKYASSNTTGLSLDEILIHLDKQMYRNKLVNKMQVF, encoded by the coding sequence ATGATTAAAGAGCTAAAACAGTTTTCCGGCGAACAATTTAAAACCATCAATGTCCTAGTAATCGGCTTCCTGGGAGTGGCAAGCCTGTGTTATTCCATCTATCAACTGCTGACGGCAGGATTTCAGCAAAAAATGTTGATGGATAGTCTAATTGTCATCGGACTGCTAGCAGTAACTTTTTCAAAATCAGTCACGCTTCCGAGCGGAAGTTACTGGCGTCCATCGATTGGTCTGATTATCTACAGTGCATTTGTGTTCCCGTTTCATGTTGCGATCCTGATCATCTTCAGCGGCATTCTCATATCTCAATCTGTAACAGGAACCAGTTTAAAAACAATTTGGATTTCCCTTGGTCATTTAATGCTGGGGATTTTAGCGATTAGGGGAGCGGTTGTTTCGTTCGCCCCTGTTTTTGGCTATTCGCTGCCCCCTGCACTTGCATGGATGGGCCTCGGCTTGATGGGCCACTTTTTCATTAATCGCTTGATTTCAGCTGTAATCGGGTCATCTATGAAAAAAAAGAAACTATTGGAACAAATAAAGTTAATTAAAAAGGACTTGAATTGGGGTTATGTAAGTACCTATATTGTAGGTGCGTGCATGGTGTTTATGTACCAATCTTACGGTTCTTGGGGAATGTTAGTGGCCGTGCCTTTGCTGTTTTCCATCTATTTTTCGGTGCTTTATTTTGAAAAAGCCAATAAGCTGAAGCAGATTTCTTTGACGGATGCGCTGACTGGTGCCGAGAACCGCGCCTCATGGGAGCAGTTTAAGGAGGAATTTCAGGTTAACGGCTGCCAAGGGACCTTCGGCTTTGTGGATCTTGATCATTTTAAAGGAATTAATGATCGATGGGGCCACGATACCGGCGACCGTGTGTTACGCGAAGCAGTCAGCTGTTTAAAGCAAATTTGGCCATCTACATCCAGAGTCTTTCGCTACGGGGGAGACGAATTTATTCTTTTCATCCCGCACCACGAAGCAGATCAGCTGGCTGTGCAGCAAATAATCCATAAAAAAATTCATGAAAAAAATCAGGAGTGGCTCAATCAAAATTATACGGTTGCCATCAGTATTGGACTGAAATATGCCTCCAGTAACACAACGGGGCTAAGCCTCGATGAAATTCTGATCCATCTTGATAAACAAATGTATCGCAACAAGTTAGTCAATAAAATGCAAGTATTTTAA
- a CDS encoding aminotransferase has protein sequence MIEDYSRYVSETGKELKPSGIRKFFDLAASMEGVISLGVGEPDFITPWNIREAAIVSLEQGFTSYTANAGLLELRQEISAYLDKRFGVPYNPSNQIIVTIGASQGLDLAFRAILNQGDEVLIVEPAFVSYSPLVTLAGGRPIPVSTSPANGFKVTPEQIEQQITSKTKAILLCSPNNPTGSTLTKADLEGIAKVIEKHDLIVVSDEIYAELSYDEEFTSFSSIKGMYDRTILLNGFSKGFAMTGWRLGFVAAPKPLTEVMLKIHQYTTMCAPNMLQHGAIEALRNTYHEVEAMKRSYRRRRNYVVQTLNQIGLDCHVPGGAFYVFPSIRTTGLTSEQFAEELLLQEKVAVVPGNVFGESGEGYVRCSYATSMPQLQEALKRMQQFLESRKLVSKA, from the coding sequence ATGATTGAAGACTATAGCCGTTATGTTTCGGAAACAGGGAAAGAACTGAAACCCTCCGGCATCAGAAAATTTTTTGATTTGGCTGCCAGCATGGAAGGGGTCATTTCTTTAGGGGTTGGAGAACCTGACTTTATTACACCTTGGAATATCCGTGAAGCTGCCATTGTATCATTAGAGCAAGGCTTCACCTCCTATACGGCAAATGCCGGTTTGCTTGAATTAAGACAAGAAATTTCCGCTTACTTAGATAAACGTTTTGGGGTTCCATACAACCCGAGTAATCAAATAATTGTGACAATCGGTGCTAGTCAAGGGCTTGATCTTGCTTTTCGCGCGATATTAAATCAAGGGGATGAGGTTCTGATTGTGGAACCAGCCTTTGTTTCATACTCGCCATTAGTAACATTGGCAGGCGGAAGGCCGATTCCTGTTTCTACTTCCCCTGCTAATGGATTTAAAGTGACGCCTGAACAGATCGAACAACAAATCACAAGCAAAACAAAAGCTATTTTGTTATGTTCACCAAATAACCCAACAGGCAGTACGTTAACAAAAGCTGACCTGGAGGGAATAGCAAAAGTCATTGAAAAACATGATTTAATCGTTGTCTCCGATGAAATTTATGCAGAACTAAGCTATGATGAAGAGTTTACAAGCTTCTCTTCTATTAAAGGCATGTATGATCGGACGATTCTATTGAATGGTTTTTCCAAAGGGTTTGCGATGACAGGCTGGCGGTTAGGATTTGTTGCAGCACCCAAGCCGCTTACGGAAGTGATGCTGAAAATCCATCAATATACCACAATGTGTGCGCCAAATATGCTGCAGCACGGGGCAATTGAGGCGCTTAGGAATACGTATCATGAAGTTGAAGCCATGAAACGCAGTTATCGCCGCAGAAGGAATTATGTGGTGCAGACCTTGAATCAAATCGGGTTAGATTGCCACGTACCAGGCGGGGCATTTTATGTGTTTCCTTCGATCCGCACAACAGGTCTCACCTCGGAGCAATTTGCCGAAGAGCTGCTGCTGCAGGAAAAGGTCGCAGTCGTGCCAGGAAATGTGTTCGGCGAAAGCGGAGAAGGCTATGTCCGCTGTAGCTACGCTACCTCCATGCCGCAGCTTCAGGAAGCACTAAAGCGCATGCAGCAATTCCTTGAATCACGAAAACTAGTAAGCAAAGCCTAA